One Tolypothrix bouteillei VB521301 DNA window includes the following coding sequences:
- the corA gene encoding magnesium/cobalt transporter CorA, translating into MAKKVHQSPKMAGKVRQRPTTARKNRPSSQEVSPSPIERYYHQPGTIPGFLYIPHGSPPPKISLIDYKAIDIVRKETVTPEECAVYLDTESVSWVEVQGLGDEDVLRRLGKVFGLHPLVLEDIVNVVERPKIEEYEAQLVIICRMVVPKTTEEGFHSEQVSLVLGENYLLSVQEEPEYDCLDGVRTRICQNKGIIRKRRADYLAYTVLDAIVDGFFPVLERFGDRIEELENEVIENPTQQTLQKIYEIRRELLQLRRYIWPQRDAINSLIRDGNELIRDEVRMYLRDCYDHTIQVIDTIETYRELTSGLMDVYLSAVSNRMNEVMKFLTVMSSIFIPLTFIAGIYGMNFNTEKSPYNMPELNWHWGYFLCLGVMGAIAITMVVIFWQKGWFQNFSKVNSDFDKRV; encoded by the coding sequence ATGGCAAAAAAAGTTCATCAATCTCCTAAAATGGCAGGTAAAGTTCGCCAACGGCCTACAACGGCAAGAAAGAATCGCCCTTCCTCTCAAGAGGTCAGTCCATCTCCCATAGAGAGATACTATCACCAACCGGGAACTATACCCGGATTTCTCTATATTCCTCATGGTTCTCCACCGCCAAAAATATCTTTAATTGACTATAAAGCTATTGATATTGTTCGTAAGGAAACAGTAACTCCAGAAGAGTGTGCTGTTTATTTAGATACAGAATCTGTTTCCTGGGTGGAGGTACAAGGTCTTGGAGATGAAGATGTTTTGCGGCGATTGGGTAAGGTTTTTGGTTTGCATCCTCTGGTGTTAGAAGATATAGTCAATGTGGTAGAGCGTCCAAAAATAGAGGAATATGAAGCTCAACTAGTCATTATTTGCCGAATGGTTGTGCCAAAAACCACAGAAGAAGGCTTTCACAGCGAGCAAGTCAGTCTGGTGTTGGGGGAAAATTACCTACTTTCGGTACAAGAAGAACCAGAATATGATTGCTTGGATGGGGTGAGAACAAGAATTTGCCAAAATAAAGGTATTATCCGCAAGCGTAGGGCAGATTATCTAGCCTATACTGTCCTAGATGCAATCGTAGACGGTTTTTTTCCGGTTTTAGAACGTTTTGGCGATCGCATTGAAGAGTTAGAAAACGAAGTCATTGAAAATCCCACTCAACAAACACTGCAAAAAATTTATGAAATCAGGAGAGAATTATTGCAACTACGCCGTTATATATGGCCGCAACGGGATGCCATCAATTCACTGATTAGGGATGGCAATGAATTAATTCGGGACGAAGTGCGAATGTATCTACGAGACTGTTACGATCACACGATACAAGTCATTGATACGATCGAGACTTACCGGGAACTGACATCTGGGTTAATGGATGTTTATCTTTCGGCTGTCAGTAACAGGATGAATGAGGTAATGAAATTTTTGACGGTTATGTCATCAATTTTTATTCCACTCACCTTTATTGCCGGAATTTATGGTATGAACTTTAATACAGAAAAATCCCCTTACAATATGCCCGAACTTAATTGGCACTGGGGCTACTTTCTTTGTCTGGGTGTTATGGGAGCGATCGCAATTACTATGGTTGTCATTTTCTGGCAGAAAGGCTGGTTCCAGAACTTCTCAAAAGTTAATAGTGATTTTGACAAGCGAGTTTAA
- the rnc gene encoding ribonuclease III has product MSLAYPRRQRQLESLVRKLGLPTAAPIKWQLLDLALTHPTVSESANYEQLEFVGDAVVRLVAAVVLWESYPDCSVGDFAAIRSVLVSDRILAQLAREYGLELYLLVAGSATADKIGQESRLADAFEAVLGALYLSTQSLELIRPWLDPHFKQLTTEIRLDPARLNYKAALQEWTQAQYKVLPEYRVVEKTQPQHIQERFLAEVWLHGQKLGEGKGRSIKAAEQAAAKVAFLSLNTQEQS; this is encoded by the coding sequence ATGAGTCTTGCTTATCCACGCCGTCAAAGGCAGCTTGAAAGTTTAGTACGAAAATTAGGTCTGCCAACAGCAGCACCTATAAAGTGGCAATTGCTGGATTTAGCATTGACTCATCCCACAGTCTCTGAGTCAGCTAACTACGAACAGCTTGAGTTTGTCGGCGATGCTGTTGTCCGTTTGGTCGCAGCAGTTGTCTTGTGGGAAAGTTACCCAGATTGCTCGGTTGGAGATTTTGCAGCAATCCGTTCGGTATTAGTGAGCGATCGCATTCTTGCCCAACTAGCAAGAGAATATGGTTTGGAGCTATACTTGCTAGTCGCAGGAAGTGCTACAGCAGACAAAATTGGTCAAGAATCTCGACTTGCAGACGCTTTTGAAGCAGTTTTAGGAGCATTGTATCTAAGTACTCAAAGTCTTGAACTGATCCGTCCCTGGCTAGACCCTCATTTCAAACAACTGACTACAGAAATCCGTCTCGATCCCGCAAGGCTAAACTACAAAGCTGCTCTACAAGAATGGACGCAAGCTCAGTATAAAGTACTACCAGAATATCGAGTGGTTGAAAAAACTCAACCACAACACATTCAAGAACGTTTTCTTGCAGAAGTATGGCTGCACGGACAAAAGCTTGGAGAAGGGAAAGGGCGTTCAATAAAAGCAGCAGAACAAGCAGCAGCAAAAGTTGCTTTTCTCTCACTGAACACTCAAGAACAATCTTGA